TGAGACATTCCCAACAAAAATGCAAGCGCAATAAAAGACAATTTCTTGTTCATAGTAAAAAAAATAGTAAAACCCATTGACAATATAACTTATATAGGCGATATTACAAGCAGAGAATGCGGATATTTTTGCTTAAGCCATCCGCAAAGGAGAAAAAAAATGAAAATCACCGAAGTTGTCGATAAATATAAACCGGATGAACAGGAGCTCATCATCGAGAGTTACGAACGCGAGGGCGGCGACACCGAAGATGTGGACCTCATCCTCCTGGATCGCATTTGCGCACGTCTCGGATTCGGCCTCGATAACGACCTAGACAATGACGACATCGCCGAAGAAGTCAATTTTGACGAATACGGGAGCCACTTCGAAGACGTATCCGAAAGCGAAGACGAGTTGTAATTTTTAAAATAAATTAATCAGCAACGCAGCGGACATAAAGTCCTTTATGAACACTGGCATCAGTGCGCTCTATATCTTTATCAGCGCGATTGAATTCCCACGAGCGAGCCGTTTTCTCTTTTACTGACGTTTTCGACCAGTAATGTCCAGAATTTGCTCCATCACAGAAATTATCCCAGTCCTGGCAACCGCCCTGCCCTAAATTGTCCCAATCCAGAGTTTTGCGGTCTTTCTGGAAATCACGCCATTCGGCATCATCCGGCAAATGCCAGCCCGTAGGGCACGCCTTGAGAGCATCTTCGTAGGTATAATAGCGCCCGAACTTTTCGCAAAACGATTTATCATCTACGTAGCACTGCTTTTCGGATGTCACGCTAAATGCAAGGTTTTTCATCATCCAGATTTTTCCACCGCGCATACCGACTTTGTATTTTTTATTATCTCGTTTATCCGTATAAATCATATCCGTTTTTGAGATTCCCATTTCGGAAAGATAATCGCGAGGATACACACAACGTATCTGAACGGCATCAGAATTTTCAAGATCAACAATCTTTGCTACGCCACGCTTGGTTTCAAGCCTCATCGCGCGATTGCCCTGATTGCGCACGGCAAAGTAAGCATAGCCTTTTTTAGCGTTCACGACTTCGTCAAATTCAAACTTATAAAAGCCCAGTGAAGAATTACCAACAAAGTTTTTCATATTCTGCACTTTGTCTGGGCCAGAGAAGCTATCTTCAATCAATTGTTCCCAATCCATTTCGTCGGGAAGTTGCGAACCTTCTGGGCAAGAAGTCGCCCAGCTGTCATCGCGATAAAACGGGATTCCATTTTCATCTGTAAAGAATGCTGTTTTACCATATCTCAGGCTGTGTTTGAACCAGTTCAAATTCCCGGACGGAATGACACGATACACTCGCCCATCTCTATAATCTTTGAATTCTGCTGCGTAATTATGGCTGACCACAGACACGGTCAAAATCGCAACGGCGCACAAATGACGCCACACCACATCCAACATCAAAAAACCTCACAAATCAAAAACAACTTACCAAGTAAGCAAAGAAGAATATATATACGCAATTTCAAAAAAAGCGATAAAAATTTTTCAAAAGTAAAAAACAGCGCCAATATTGTTCGGAATCACCCAAAAGGAAACTTTATTTTTACAAATTTCATGCAATTTAAGGATTCCAAGGCTCACTCCGGTTCCCATAAGCGCCCCAACGAGCACATCCGAAGGATAATGCTTGCCAGCGACCACGCGCAAAGCGGCAACGCCACTCGCAAGCGCAAACGACGAAGCCCAAACTAGCGGCTTGTATTTTGAATTGGGATAAACTTCAG
This sequence is a window from Fibrobacter succinogenes. Protein-coding genes within it:
- a CDS encoding FISUMP domain-containing protein; translation: MLDVVWRHLCAVAILTVSVVSHNYAAEFKDYRDGRVYRVIPSGNLNWFKHSLRYGKTAFFTDENGIPFYRDDSWATSCPEGSQLPDEMDWEQLIEDSFSGPDKVQNMKNFVGNSSLGFYKFEFDEVVNAKKGYAYFAVRNQGNRAMRLETKRGVAKIVDLENSDAVQIRCVYPRDYLSEMGISKTDMIYTDKRDNKKYKVGMRGGKIWMMKNLAFSVTSEKQCYVDDKSFCEKFGRYYTYEDALKACPTGWHLPDDAEWRDFQKDRKTLDWDNLGQGGCQDWDNFCDGANSGHYWSKTSVKEKTARSWEFNRADKDIERTDASVHKGLYVRCVAD